A region of Domibacillus sp. DTU_2020_1001157_1_SI_ALB_TIR_016 DNA encodes the following proteins:
- a CDS encoding DUF2000 domain-containing protein, with product MSSSDEMKSVLVIDEELPVGLIANTSAILGITLGKYAPEMVGESVVDESGVSHLGIVTTPIPILKGNAAILQELRARTWERNFEDVIVVGFAEIAQRCKTYEEYRKKLAKTSVHSFYGLGFWGEKRKINKLTGSLPLLR from the coding sequence ATGAGCAGCAGTGATGAGATGAAAAGTGTATTGGTTATTGATGAAGAACTGCCTGTGGGATTAATCGCGAATACCTCAGCCATACTGGGAATCACACTCGGAAAATATGCACCTGAAATGGTTGGAGAAAGTGTAGTGGATGAATCAGGTGTTTCTCATTTAGGCATTGTCACAACACCCATTCCCATTTTAAAAGGAAATGCAGCTATTCTCCAAGAGTTAAGAGCAAGGACATGGGAACGGAATTTTGAAGATGTAATCGTCGTGGGTTTTGCCGAAATTGCGCAAAGATGCAAAACGTATGAAGAATATAGGAAGAAGCTTGCAAAAACATCCGTCCATTCATTTTATGGGCTAGGGTTTTGGGGAGAAAAAAGAAAAATAAATAAATTAACCGGAAGCTTGCCGCTATTAAGGTAG
- a CDS encoding restriction endonuclease: protein MAKNKPKKSPQLLSNQLLISFLILLVILHYAADHLLAAGIALLFMMTFAALYFYFQWQKQKSAKNKMVQSGIKEIDVMNGREFENYLGALFEAMGYEVEVTPASGDYGADLLMEKDETFIVVQAKRYSKAVGISSIQEVFSAKMYYQADEAWVVTNNTFSKNAFELAKRSGVKLIARKELIELITKNMAETPPPVFTIHTWNEK from the coding sequence ATGGCTAAAAACAAACCTAAAAAAAGCCCCCAGCTGCTCTCTAACCAGCTCCTTATCAGCTTTCTGATTCTGCTTGTCATTCTTCATTATGCAGCGGATCATTTGCTGGCTGCGGGCATTGCGTTACTCTTCATGATGACCTTCGCCGCGTTGTACTTTTATTTCCAGTGGCAAAAACAAAAGTCAGCCAAAAACAAAATGGTACAGTCAGGTATTAAAGAAATTGATGTAATGAATGGAAGAGAATTTGAAAACTATCTCGGTGCATTGTTTGAAGCTATGGGCTATGAGGTGGAAGTAACGCCCGCTTCCGGAGATTATGGGGCAGATTTACTGATGGAGAAAGATGAAACTTTCATTGTGGTACAAGCCAAAAGATACAGTAAAGCAGTAGGCATTTCCTCTATACAGGAGGTTTTTTCTGCCAAAATGTATTACCAGGCTGATGAAGCATGGGTTGTAACCAACAATACATTTTCCAAGAATGCGTTTGAGCTAGCCAAAAGAAGCGGCGTAAAGCTGATTGCGAGAAAAGAGCTGATTGAGCTGATTACGAAAAATATGGCGGAGACGCCTCCGCCGGTTTTTACCATTCATACATGGAATGAAAAATAA
- the gvpU gene encoding gas vesicle accessory protein GvpU encodes MSSSSSAAKDSILEFFVEAANKDDFSLDITLNVKGAVITGTLVSAQEYFHMLSETFEGGNETAQMVSDQLKKAGEASRTNDTEAHFLHMKDTKVYCGDSKPTPSKGKILWRGKLSEIDGFFLGKIFDSSDKER; translated from the coding sequence ATGAGCAGCAGTTCGAGTGCAGCCAAAGATAGTATTCTTGAGTTTTTTGTCGAAGCGGCAAACAAAGACGATTTTTCTTTAGATATTACGTTAAATGTAAAAGGTGCTGTGATTACAGGTACACTTGTATCTGCACAAGAATATTTCCACATGCTGAGTGAAACGTTTGAAGGCGGAAACGAAACGGCACAAATGGTCAGTGACCAGCTTAAAAAAGCCGGAGAAGCGTCGCGCACGAACGATACAGAAGCACATTTTCTGCATATGAAAGACACAAAGGTCTACTGCGGCGACAGCAAGCCTACTCCTTCAAAAGGAAAAATTCTCTGGCGGGGAAAACTAAGTGAAATAGATGGCTTCTTTTTAGGAAAAATATTCGATAGCAGTGACAAAGAAAGATAA
- a CDS encoding AraC family transcriptional regulator — MPDEIRTIYLDDDLEVEAYRFKGIMQKFPPHFHEYYVIGFIEEGQRHLVCKDQEYIINPGDLLLFNPYDIHSCAQIDGKTLDYRCINVTREIMKKFMKEFGEEGELPYFTQNVLSNSELVPFLKDIHLKISREEKEFEKEELFFTLLEELVTDYAGHSIPPPASDQEIEKVCCYLESNYTQKIKLNELSSLIGCSKYKLVRSFTKQKRITPYNFLETIRINHAKKMLEQGIKPIEVALLTGFSDQSHLTKFFKAWVGLTPKQYMKIFKQGGLGEK, encoded by the coding sequence ATGCCAGATGAAATAAGAACCATTTATTTAGATGATGACTTAGAGGTTGAGGCCTATCGATTTAAAGGGATTATGCAAAAGTTCCCTCCACATTTTCACGAGTATTACGTTATAGGTTTTATTGAAGAAGGCCAGAGGCACTTAGTTTGTAAAGATCAAGAATACATTATCAACCCGGGGGATTTATTGTTATTTAATCCGTACGATATACACAGCTGTGCGCAGATAGATGGGAAGACTTTAGATTATCGTTGTATCAATGTTACAAGAGAGATAATGAAAAAGTTCATGAAAGAATTTGGAGAGGAAGGAGAGCTTCCTTACTTTACTCAAAATGTATTGAGTAATAGTGAACTGGTTCCTTTTTTAAAAGACATTCATTTGAAAATTTCCCGGGAAGAAAAGGAATTTGAAAAAGAAGAATTATTTTTTACCTTACTTGAGGAGCTTGTAACAGACTACGCGGGGCATTCGATCCCTCCACCAGCTTCTGATCAAGAGATTGAAAAAGTGTGCTGCTATTTAGAGAGCAACTATACACAAAAAATCAAGCTCAATGAGTTAAGCAGCTTAATAGGATGCAGTAAATATAAGTTAGTACGGTCCTTTACAAAACAAAAAAGAATTACGCCGTATAACTTCTTGGAAACAATTCGAATCAATCATGCAAAAAAAATGCTGGAACAAGGAATCAAACCAATCGAAGTAGCTCTATTAACCGGATTCAGTGACCAAAGCCACCTGACTAAATTTTTTAAAGCATGGGTCGGTCTGACACCAAAGCAGTATATGAAAATATTTAAACAAGGAGGGTTGGGTGAAAAATGA
- a CDS encoding glycoside hydrolase family 2 TIM barrel-domain containing protein, whose product MIKQSKKFTYSPPQNGFPEWNNNPEIFQLNRLPARSTLMPFRTAEEALAGDRMASDYCRLLNGEWFFSFAENPDKRERAFFEQAFDCSAWGKMKVPAHWQLEGYDYPHYTNVRYPWEGKEDIKPPFAPTQYNPVGQYIRTFTVPEEWKNQPVYISFQGVESAFYVWINGELAGYSEDTFSPAEFDMTPYLAEGENKLAVEVYRWCDGSWLEDQDFWRMSGIFRDVYMYSTPICHIEDVFVRTELDETYTDAVLKVDIKAANYEQEKESPLFVQAMLYDDQNLSIFESPLIMKVPFNEQGQAAVSGEVFVENPKKWSAEQPNLYTLVLTLQEEDGTLIEAESCKVGFRTFELKDGLMKINGQRIVFKGVNRHEFSSQKGRAVTIEDMLHDIILMKQHNINAVRTSHYPNHPLWYDLCDQYGLYVIDETNLETHGTWKYGQKEEGAALPGSKPEWKNNVLDRCESMMERDKNHPSVLIWSLGNESFGGDNFLHMRNLLKAKDPSRLVHYEGIYHYRESEAASDMESTMYVPPEKVEQYALEAAGKDGAKPYILCEYSHAMGNSCGNLYQYTDLFDQYPILQGGFIWDWRDQALEAATEDGRQYLAYGGDFGETPHDGNFSGNGLIFADGTMSPKLYEVKKCYQNIRFEAMDVKNGLIKVLNQHLFTDLSEYQVEWNLMEDGDVKLSGTEEIEVKPQSSGTVCLGDLTAERDGTKERIITIRLVLKENTRWAQKGHEVAFEQFVVPPLVQDRPKQAAAGELQTEENPETVQVKGDNFNVIFNKRTGELNSYQYAGQELLKSAPQPNFWRAMTDNDRGSKLHERSEPWRKASEHRVLLSFQTETLDRSMVVTAVYDLPDAAHSCCVVRYTVAPDGEILTEFELKPGEGMPEIPEVGVLWTMEKEFNEIKWYGKGPHESYWDRKHGARIGVYSGSVEEQMVPYLKPQECGHKTGVRWATVTNKKGVGLSITGQPTVELNALPYTPFQLEEASHSYKLPPSDHTVLRVQFKQMGVGGDDSWQAKTHPEFTLFADQTYSCSFVLKGTKKEPS is encoded by the coding sequence ATGATAAAACAATCAAAAAAGTTTACGTATAGTCCGCCGCAAAATGGCTTTCCCGAATGGAACAATAATCCGGAGATTTTTCAGCTGAACCGCCTGCCGGCCCGGTCTACTTTGATGCCGTTTCGAACCGCAGAGGAAGCATTAGCGGGTGACCGGATGGCGTCAGATTACTGCCGGTTACTGAATGGAGAATGGTTTTTTTCATTTGCCGAGAATCCTGATAAGCGGGAGCGAGCGTTTTTTGAGCAGGCATTTGACTGCTCCGCATGGGGAAAAATGAAAGTGCCTGCCCACTGGCAGCTTGAGGGATATGATTACCCGCATTATACAAATGTTAGGTATCCGTGGGAAGGAAAAGAAGATATTAAGCCGCCTTTTGCTCCAACACAGTATAATCCCGTCGGCCAGTATATTCGTACGTTTACAGTTCCGGAAGAATGGAAGAACCAGCCGGTTTATATAAGCTTTCAAGGAGTAGAATCGGCTTTTTATGTATGGATAAACGGGGAATTAGCCGGATACAGTGAAGATACATTCTCACCGGCAGAATTTGATATGACTCCTTATTTGGCCGAGGGTGAAAACAAACTGGCAGTTGAAGTATACCGCTGGTGCGATGGAAGCTGGCTTGAAGACCAGGATTTCTGGCGGATGAGTGGGATTTTCAGAGATGTATATATGTATTCAACGCCTATTTGTCATATAGAAGATGTTTTTGTCCGGACAGAGCTGGACGAAACCTATACAGATGCAGTACTGAAAGTGGACATCAAGGCAGCAAACTATGAGCAGGAGAAAGAAAGCCCGCTTTTTGTACAGGCAATGCTATACGATGATCAAAATCTATCTATTTTTGAAAGCCCTTTAATCATGAAAGTTCCATTTAATGAACAAGGACAGGCGGCTGTATCAGGAGAAGTTTTTGTGGAAAATCCAAAAAAATGGAGTGCTGAGCAGCCGAATTTGTATACGCTCGTTTTAACGCTTCAAGAAGAAGATGGTACTTTAATCGAAGCCGAGAGCTGCAAGGTCGGCTTCCGTACATTTGAATTAAAAGACGGCCTGATGAAAATCAACGGCCAGCGTATTGTGTTTAAGGGCGTTAACCGGCATGAATTTTCGTCCCAAAAAGGACGGGCTGTGACAATAGAAGATATGCTGCACGATATTATCTTAATGAAGCAGCACAATATCAATGCGGTCCGTACTTCCCATTATCCAAACCATCCGCTTTGGTATGATTTGTGTGATCAATATGGGCTGTATGTGATTGATGAAACCAATCTGGAAACGCATGGAACTTGGAAATACGGGCAGAAAGAAGAAGGAGCAGCTCTCCCGGGAAGCAAGCCGGAATGGAAAAACAATGTGCTCGACCGGTGTGAATCCATGATGGAGCGTGATAAAAACCATCCATCCGTACTGATCTGGTCACTTGGGAATGAATCATTTGGCGGCGATAACTTTCTCCACATGCGGAATCTGTTGAAAGCAAAAGATCCATCCCGCCTTGTTCATTACGAAGGAATCTATCATTATCGGGAGTCGGAAGCAGCGAGCGATATGGAAAGTACCATGTATGTGCCGCCGGAAAAAGTCGAGCAGTATGCGCTCGAAGCAGCAGGAAAAGACGGAGCCAAGCCGTATATTTTATGTGAATACAGCCACGCCATGGGCAATTCCTGCGGCAACTTATACCAGTACACGGATTTATTTGATCAGTATCCGATCTTGCAAGGGGGCTTTATTTGGGATTGGCGCGACCAGGCATTGGAAGCGGCAACAGAGGATGGCCGGCAGTACCTTGCCTATGGAGGGGACTTTGGTGAAACGCCGCATGACGGAAATTTTTCTGGAAACGGGCTGATTTTTGCAGACGGTACGATGTCGCCAAAGCTGTACGAAGTGAAAAAGTGCTATCAAAATATTCGGTTTGAAGCAATGGATGTAAAAAACGGTCTTATAAAGGTTTTGAATCAGCACCTGTTTACCGATTTAAGCGAGTATCAAGTTGAATGGAACCTGATGGAAGATGGAGATGTGAAGCTGTCCGGCACGGAAGAAATTGAGGTGAAACCTCAGTCATCCGGTACGGTTTGCCTGGGCGATTTAACAGCGGAAAGAGACGGAACAAAAGAGCGGATCATAACCATTCGCCTTGTTTTAAAAGAAAACACACGCTGGGCCCAAAAAGGACACGAAGTGGCCTTCGAACAGTTTGTGGTTCCCCCGCTTGTCCAAGACAGGCCAAAGCAGGCAGCAGCCGGAGAATTGCAGACGGAAGAAAATCCGGAAACGGTGCAGGTAAAAGGCGATAATTTTAACGTTATTTTTAACAAGCGGACCGGTGAGCTGAATTCTTATCAGTATGCGGGACAGGAGCTGTTAAAAAGCGCGCCGCAGCCAAACTTTTGGCGGGCGATGACGGATAATGACCGAGGCAGCAAGCTTCACGAACGCAGCGAGCCGTGGCGCAAAGCATCGGAACATCGGGTGCTGCTGTCTTTTCAGACAGAAACGCTGGATCGGTCGATGGTCGTAACCGCTGTGTATGATCTGCCAGATGCTGCCCACTCTTGCTGCGTCGTTCGGTATACAGTTGCCCCGGACGGTGAAATATTAACAGAGTTTGAGCTCAAGCCGGGAGAAGGGATGCCCGAAATTCCAGAAGTGGGCGTTTTGTGGACGATGGAAAAAGAATTTAACGAGATAAAATGGTATGGGAAAGGTCCTCATGAAAGCTACTGGGATCGTAAACATGGTGCCAGAATCGGTGTATACAGCGGCAGCGTGGAAGAACAGATGGTGCCGTATTTAAAACCGCAGGAGTGCGGGCATAAAACCGGGGTCCGGTGGGCGACGGTCACCAATAAAAAGGGAGTGGGATTATCTATCACAGGACAGCCGACAGTGGAACTAAATGCGCTGCCATACACACCGTTTCAGCTGGAAGAAGCCAGCCACAGCTACAAACTGCCGCCGAGTGATCATACCGTCCTGCGCGTTCAGTTTAAGCAGATGGGGGTCGGCGGGGACGACAGCTGGCAGGCGAAAACCCATCCAGAGTTTACTCTTTTTGCTGATCAAACGTACAGCTGTTCATTTGTTTTGAAAGGAACAAAAAAGGAACCGTCATAA
- a CDS encoding alpha-glucosidase, translating to MEKAWWKESVVYQIYPRSFKDSNGDGIGDLQGIISKLDYLKNLGVDVVWLSPVYKSPNDDNGYDISDYRDIMDEFGTMTDWDELLAGLHERGMKLMMDLVVNHSSDEHAWFIESRKSKNNEYRDYYIWRPGKNGKEPNNWVSFFSGSAWQYDEATDEYYLHLFSKKQPDLNWENKTVRHEVYEMMTWWLDRGIDGFRMDVINMISKVEGLPDGQQQEEGGYAWGGDYFLNGPRVHKYLQEMNRDVLSKYDIMTVGECPGTSVEDAQRYANSEGTELNMIFTFEHMDLDAGPGGKWDMRPWQLQELKEVMSKWQYDLEGKGWNSLYLNNHDQPRMVSRFGNDGEYRGKSAKMLGTFLHMLKGTPYIYQGEEIGMTNVQFDITEYNDLEILNMYEERVTEGGGDHAKVMEAIHAKCRDNARTPMQWDASENAGFTTGIPWLRVNPNYQEINVEQALADPDSVFYHYQKLIKLRKQHDVITYGTYELLSEKHLQIYAYTRILVDEMLLVLNNFSAETADFRLPQNIQYKSAELLISNEHTEDELAQSVSLTPYESRVYLLKQ from the coding sequence ATGGAAAAAGCATGGTGGAAAGAAAGTGTGGTTTATCAAATTTATCCAAGAAGCTTTAAAGACTCTAACGGAGACGGGATTGGTGATTTGCAGGGGATTATCTCCAAACTCGATTACTTAAAAAATTTAGGAGTAGACGTTGTCTGGCTTTCACCTGTTTACAAGTCACCTAATGATGATAACGGTTACGACATTAGCGACTACCGGGATATTATGGACGAGTTTGGTACAATGACAGACTGGGATGAACTGCTCGCCGGTCTTCATGAACGAGGCATGAAGCTGATGATGGACCTCGTTGTCAATCACTCATCGGATGAGCATGCCTGGTTTATAGAGTCGCGCAAATCGAAAAACAACGAATACCGCGATTATTACATCTGGCGTCCTGGTAAAAACGGGAAGGAACCAAACAACTGGGTTTCTTTTTTCAGTGGTTCAGCCTGGCAGTATGATGAAGCGACCGATGAGTACTACCTTCATTTATTCAGCAAAAAGCAGCCTGATTTAAATTGGGAAAACAAAACCGTCCGCCATGAAGTGTATGAAATGATGACCTGGTGGCTGGACCGGGGCATTGACGGATTCCGGATGGATGTAATTAATATGATTTCCAAAGTAGAGGGACTGCCGGATGGACAGCAGCAAGAAGAAGGCGGGTATGCGTGGGGCGGCGACTATTTTTTAAATGGACCGCGTGTTCATAAGTACTTACAGGAAATGAACCGGGACGTCCTGTCAAAATATGATATTATGACCGTCGGTGAATGCCCGGGCACCTCAGTTGAAGATGCACAGCGGTATGCCAACAGCGAAGGAACAGAATTGAATATGATTTTTACCTTCGAGCATATGGATTTAGATGCCGGGCCAGGGGGTAAGTGGGATATGCGGCCATGGCAGCTGCAGGAGTTAAAAGAAGTGATGTCTAAATGGCAGTATGACCTAGAAGGAAAAGGCTGGAACAGCTTGTATTTAAATAACCATGACCAGCCTCGTATGGTCTCCCGCTTTGGAAATGATGGAGAGTACCGGGGAAAATCAGCGAAAATGCTTGGCACGTTCCTGCATATGCTCAAAGGAACTCCATACATTTATCAAGGCGAAGAAATTGGAATGACAAACGTACAGTTTGATATTACCGAATATAATGATTTGGAAATTTTAAATATGTACGAGGAGCGTGTAACCGAAGGAGGAGGGGACCATGCAAAAGTGATGGAAGCCATCCACGCCAAATGCCGTGATAATGCCCGCACACCGATGCAATGGGATGCCAGTGAAAATGCCGGGTTTACCACAGGCATTCCGTGGCTGAGAGTCAATCCGAACTATCAAGAAATTAACGTAGAACAAGCCCTGGCCGATCCCGATTCTGTGTTTTATCATTATCAAAAGCTGATCAAGCTCCGCAAACAGCATGACGTGATTACCTATGGAACATACGAGTTACTTTCAGAGAAGCATCTACAAATATATGCATATACACGTATACTTGTAGATGAGATGTTACTTGTCCTGAATAATTTTTCTGCAGAAACAGCTGATTTCCGGTTGCCGCAAAACATTCAATATAAATCCGCAGAACTGTTAATAAGCAATGAACACACTGAGGATGAACTAGCACAGTCAGTCTCTTTAACCCCTTATGAATCGAGAGTTTATTTGCTTAAACAATAA
- a CDS encoding sensor histidine kinase, protein MINLIPLMIERVGIILISVFLFSQMKHFRKLIHNNQGTREKLLLVAIFGFLGVISNYTGIQIHSNTITESSWLIALEPDSAIANTRILGIAIGSLLGGPVVGIGIGFIAGIHRFFLGGFTAAACAFSAVLAGGAAGWLGMRYKQKAPINAPFAIVVGILMEIIQMGMILLMVKPFDPAWELVKVIGLPMITINGLGMLLFMLLIQNILREQERTKALQTSKAFYIADQTLPFFRQGLNAESCRAVAETMLSLTEADAIAITNTKSVLAHTGTGEDHHKPTAGFSTGLTKKVLQEGRVLTAKSREEIICTNPACPLRAAVVLPLKVYGQTVGTLKLYFTNPSDLTEVERELAEGLANLFSTQLELAQAEQQSRLLKNAEVKALQAQVHPHFLFNAINTISVLCRTNPERARKLLLELSQFFRSNLQGARQMVIPLEKEIEHVRAYLSLEQARFPDRYEVFFDIEPGLEKSLVPPFILQPLVENSIRHAFSGSKTKGEVRIEAFTDHTHMHIQVTDNGKGIPEEKLDKLGKETVSSKHGTGTALVNIRSRLEGMYTQASFTITSEENRGTAILIRLPLERKGGPAYYDESVYSG, encoded by the coding sequence ATGATTAATCTTATTCCTCTTATGATTGAACGGGTGGGCATTATTCTCATTTCCGTTTTTCTTTTTTCCCAAATGAAACATTTCCGCAAATTGATTCATAACAATCAAGGTACCCGGGAAAAACTGCTCCTCGTTGCGATATTCGGCTTTTTGGGTGTAATCAGTAATTATACAGGAATCCAAATCCATTCAAATACGATTACTGAAAGCAGCTGGCTCATCGCCCTGGAGCCGGATAGTGCCATTGCAAACACAAGAATACTCGGCATCGCCATCGGCTCCCTCTTGGGCGGCCCCGTTGTAGGTATTGGAATCGGCTTTATTGCGGGTATCCACCGCTTTTTTCTTGGCGGGTTTACAGCTGCCGCTTGTGCTTTTTCTGCTGTCTTAGCAGGAGGTGCAGCTGGATGGCTTGGTATGCGGTATAAGCAGAAAGCCCCTATTAATGCCCCTTTTGCTATCGTGGTCGGCATTTTAATGGAAATCATCCAAATGGGGATGATTCTTCTGATGGTTAAACCGTTTGATCCGGCGTGGGAATTGGTGAAAGTCATTGGTCTTCCGATGATTACTATCAATGGGCTTGGGATGCTTCTTTTTATGCTGCTGATCCAAAACATTTTACGCGAGCAGGAACGCACAAAAGCCCTGCAGACGAGCAAGGCGTTCTACATTGCAGATCAAACGCTGCCGTTTTTTCGACAAGGACTGAATGCCGAATCCTGCCGGGCTGTAGCGGAGACAATGCTTTCGCTCACAGAAGCGGATGCCATTGCGATCACGAATACGAAAAGCGTTTTAGCCCACACTGGAACAGGAGAAGACCATCATAAACCGACAGCAGGGTTTTCAACAGGGCTGACGAAAAAAGTCTTGCAGGAAGGCAGGGTACTTACGGCGAAAAGCCGGGAAGAAATCATTTGTACAAATCCAGCTTGTCCGCTTCGGGCTGCCGTTGTTCTTCCGTTGAAAGTGTACGGCCAAACGGTTGGCACATTAAAGCTTTACTTTACCAATCCGAGTGATTTAACAGAGGTAGAACGGGAGCTGGCTGAAGGGCTGGCCAATTTATTTTCTACACAGCTGGAGCTGGCGCAGGCGGAACAGCAAAGCAGGCTTTTAAAAAATGCAGAAGTAAAAGCGCTGCAGGCTCAGGTTCATCCACACTTTTTGTTTAATGCCATTAATACCATTTCGGTTTTATGCCGCACCAATCCGGAAAGGGCTAGAAAGCTGCTGCTGGAGCTAAGCCAGTTTTTCAGAAGCAATCTGCAGGGAGCACGGCAGATGGTAATTCCACTTGAGAAAGAAATTGAACATGTGAGAGCTTACCTGTCGCTTGAGCAAGCACGGTTTCCTGACCGGTATGAGGTCTTTTTTGATATTGAACCAGGTCTTGAGAAAAGCCTGGTGCCGCCGTTTATTCTTCAGCCGCTTGTTGAAAACAGCATCCGGCATGCTTTCTCTGGTTCCAAAACAAAAGGAGAAGTAAGAATCGAGGCTTTTACGGATCACACTCATATGCACATTCAAGTAACGGATAACGGAAAAGGGATTCCAGAGGAGAAGCTCGACAAACTGGGAAAAGAAACCGTTTCGTCCAAGCACGGTACGGGAACCGCACTGGTGAATATTCGCAGCCGCTTAGAAGGAATGTATACACAAGCTTCATTTACGATTACGAGCGAAGAAAACAGGGGAACAGCGATATTGATCCGCCTGCCGTTAGAAAGAAAAGGAGGTCCAGCTTATTATGATGAAAGCGTTTATAGTGGATGA
- a CDS encoding LytR/AlgR family response regulator transcription factor, translating to MMKAFIVDDEPLARDELKYLLLRTREVEVTGEASNIADSLPQIKQTKPDLVFLDIELSEESGLELAAEIRHLEHKPAIVFATAYDEFALQAFELNAIDYVLKPFDENRINQTIDKIKTIRMIGGQRSDILAEMPKPSAELQTGKLAVAADERIVLIDRETILYTASSEGKTLIKTMSSEYKTQESLTAIEKKLSSSAFIRVHRSFLVNINHIDQIEPWFNSTYNLVMKDGSKVPVSRTYVKELKQLIGF from the coding sequence ATGATGAAAGCGTTTATAGTGGATGACGAGCCCTTGGCAAGAGATGAGTTGAAATATCTCTTGCTCAGGACCCGCGAAGTAGAAGTGACAGGGGAAGCGAGCAATATAGCCGACTCTCTTCCGCAAATTAAACAAACAAAACCAGATCTTGTTTTTTTGGATATTGAGCTTTCTGAAGAAAGCGGCTTAGAGCTGGCGGCTGAAATTCGCCACCTTGAACATAAGCCGGCGATTGTTTTTGCGACTGCTTATGATGAGTTTGCCCTGCAGGCTTTCGAGTTGAATGCTATTGATTATGTGCTGAAGCCATTTGACGAAAATCGAATCAACCAAACAATCGACAAAATTAAAACAATCCGCATGATCGGCGGGCAGCGCTCAGACATTCTTGCAGAAATGCCAAAGCCTTCTGCCGAGCTGCAAACTGGAAAACTGGCGGTGGCCGCCGATGAACGCATTGTGCTGATTGACCGGGAAACGATTCTTTATACAGCTTCTTCAGAAGGAAAAACCCTAATTAAGACGATGTCTTCTGAATACAAAACACAGGAATCCCTAACTGCGATTGAGAAAAAGCTCAGCTCCTCTGCTTTTATCCGGGTACACCGAAGCTTTTTAGTAAATATCAACCATATTGATCAAATCGAGCCATGGTTTAACTCAACCTACAATTTAGTCATGAAAGACGGATCAAAAGTGCCGGTCAGCCGTACATATGTAAAAGAGCTAAAGCAGTTAATCGGATTTTAA
- a CDS encoding LysE family transporter, with protein sequence MGNLHEYILMAVLMSMLPGTDTILVMKNTLNAGLRAGYCTVIGIATGLMFWTIIAVLGLSAAIAQSVLLFATIKYVGAAYLFYLGVRTFCSPAALSLASFTKDLALSTKDVHKKVYRQSYLQGAISNILNPKTVLVYVTFMPQFINLNGDVNQQLSILGMILVFIAVSWFLIMAHLLVHVKKLIRKPNIQKAFQKSIGAMLMVFGVKTVL encoded by the coding sequence GTGGGAAATCTGCATGAATACATATTAATGGCTGTATTAATGTCAATGCTGCCGGGCACGGATACGATTTTAGTCATGAAAAATACATTAAATGCGGGTCTAAGAGCAGGTTATTGTACGGTAATAGGCATTGCAACGGGATTGATGTTCTGGACTATCATTGCCGTTCTTGGCCTATCTGCTGCAATTGCTCAGTCTGTTCTCCTGTTTGCCACAATTAAATATGTTGGAGCGGCTTACTTATTTTACTTAGGCGTCCGAACTTTTTGTTCGCCCGCTGCTTTATCATTAGCCTCTTTTACAAAGGATCTTGCTTTATCAACTAAAGATGTACATAAGAAAGTTTACAGGCAATCCTATTTGCAAGGAGCAATCAGCAACATCCTTAATCCGAAAACAGTGCTTGTTTATGTGACTTTTATGCCCCAGTTTATAAACCTGAATGGGGATGTGAACCAGCAATTAAGCATATTAGGAATGATTTTAGTATTTATAGCCGTTTCTTGGTTTTTGATTATGGCGCATTTGTTGGTACACGTGAAAAAATTAATCAGAAAGCCCAATATTCAAAAAGCCTTTCAAAAGTCTATAGGAGCTATGTTAATGGTTTTTGGTGTGAAAACCGTTTTATGA